ATACCTCTTCACAACAAATCAACTCCAAATTGTCTCAATTACTGCTATCCCATTCTCTTCTCTTCCCCAAATTTTCTTGAAACCCTAAATAATTTTGTTCAAAGCATGCTCTTCTTCTGCAGACATGAAGAGCTTCACACGCCACCCTCACTTGTCATATCTTCCTTCGCACACGTCTCCTACCATCTCTCTCATCAGGTTCTATACTTCTCCATCTCTCTTTCCAACCAATAACAAATACCTCTTCCAACAATCTTCTACTCTCAAGTTCGCAAGTTCGCAATGGCAAGACCTTTCCATAAGCTGAATGACATCAATGAAAGTAAGGAAATATGGAAAATTGCAGTCAGAATCCATCACAAGTGGAGAGGTTTGtttgttgtcttttggatttcaCTTGAATTTTAGGGTTTCCTTTCATATTCTATTCTGGTGTTGGTGTTTGATTCACAAAGATTATATTTAGAGTTCTGGATTTCACGATATGATGTATCTCTCTCAAAGATAATATGATACGGTTTCAGCACATGTTCTTCTTCGATTCGTGTTTTTCTGTGAAGCTTTAATTTTTACGGTTTCGTTTCACATGTTCTTCTTTGATTCCTTTTTTATTCACATTTCTTTTATGTAGGGTTTCAGATAATATGATGTATGTGTCTCTACTTTATTTCGCATAAACATTTGTTTTGGACAACGatgttagtttatttatttttgttttatattttatagtttcCATAAATGtgaattttttctctattttaccATAGTTAATCTATTGAACATGGTTCATATTAGATGTGTAAATAATTAAATCTGGTTTAGTTTTACTTCTATTTGGTCTGTTATTATTTTGAATGCCTGTTCTTCAAACTTTTAGTCTTCAAGACTCATTTTGAACATGTATAAGTAATGACGCTACGATAACTCATGTCAATTAGCTTCAAATAAGTTGGAAAGCGAATAGTaatgtcacttttctcaatttttctgtttcagattaCTCATTATGTTACTATAGTAAAAACATTCAGACTCAAAGCTGCACCTGAGGGATGGTATTACCGAGCTTTCTATTATCTTTGAGTTGGTAATTAGACTAATAGAATTGTGTTGAATTTATATGTTTGTTGCTTGAAAAAACACATGCAATTCATCACAATTATTTGTCATTATTAACTAATTTTTCATAAGACTAATCATGTTCCTTATCTTAATGTAGGTTGTATTTGTTCCTAATTACAATGTCAGCGTTGGTGAAATGCTAATTCCTGCCAGTGAACTGTCCCAACACATTCGGTATAGATAAATtgtttttaacaaaatattttatatttaatttacaaTAAATTTAGCAGTTTTGGTTTTTGAATGCTTTTTTTCTGAGCATTTAGCACAGTTGGTATGGAGGCCAGTGGAACAACCAACATGAAATTTGCAATGAATGGATGTGTACAAATTGGAACTCTGGACGGGGCTAACATTGAAATAAGATAAGAAGTTGGAAAAACAACTTATTTCTTTTTGGCGCACGAGCTCAATAAATTGTAGGGCTAAGGAAAGAAAGAGCATAGGAAAAGGTATGTTTATTAACAATCAGAAACCAGAATAATTGATTCAATGAAATTGTTCATTTTCTTTCCCAAAATATATTTATCTAACGTTCAAAGAGTCTTCTATAGATCCTTTAAGGCATTGTTAATTAAGTCGAAGCCAACCAAATTAGGTAAAGAACTTTGTTTAGCTGCTTATGGAGCGTATGTGCGTCCTATGCCATATTCAAACGAGATTGGTTTGCGAATGCTTATAGGCGGGGTTGTCAGGGAGGCTGTTGTGTTGGGGTACCATATAACTCTGTTGTTTTCATACTATGCTTATCATGGACCTGTTTTTCGAGTCTTGCTCAGGTTGAATCGTGGGAAGGTTCATGACAGTAGGTGACGAATCCTTGTGTTTGTGTCATCTTGTGTTGTTTCCATTTGATTGTTATGTAGTTGTTACTCTTTTCTTTATCACTTCTATTGTGATTGTTGCAGGCATTAGGGTTTTATTGTGCATTGCCACTAGTGTGGAAATTCCAATGAATTTTCTTGGGACCAACTCGGTCAGTTCAGTTGCTTCTGCAGTGTGTCAAAGGTATGGTATGGTTTGTTTGAACTAACTCATTGGGGTTTTTTAATGTCTATTTATTGGCAAACTATCTTTGTGAATAGTAGCTATTGTTGATAAGGAAAATTGGTAGGTAATAA
The sequence above is drawn from the Vicia villosa cultivar HV-30 ecotype Madison, WI unplaced genomic scaffold, Vvil1.0 ctg.003239F_1_1, whole genome shotgun sequence genome and encodes:
- the LOC131640614 gene encoding uncharacterized protein LOC131640614 translates to MKLFIFFPKIYLSNVQRVFYRSFKALLIKSKPTKLGKELCLAAYGAYVRPMPYSNEIGLRMLIGGVVREAVVLGYHITLLFSYYAYHGPVFRVLLRLNRGKVHDSIRVLLCIATSVEIPMNFLGTNSVSSVASAVCQRFQTPLRYQDLFGQGLFMMQSILQTR